Part of the Deltaproteobacteria bacterium genome, AGGGATGAGATACTGAAGTTGAGGGGCGGGGTTTTCTCGCCCGAAGAGCTCAGGAAGCGATTTGACCGGACGGACCATGCACTTCATCGAGAGCTGATTCTCGGCAGTTGCGAGAACAGGTTCTTGCGTGACTTTGCTGAGAGACTCAACAACTTTGTGACTATCGTGAAACACCTCAATCAGAGGATCGATCAGGCCTCAGAGGAGCATCTCAGGATACTAGAAGCGCTCATGAAGGGAGACCTGAAGGAAGCCGAGGAAGAGCTGATCACCCATCTGAACAATGCGGAAAGCAAGACCCTTGAATCCTTGGAGGTCTGAGGCGTAAAGGAGGAGCCATGAATTCGTCTGAACTGTTTCAGAAAGCGGAGAAATGCCTCATCAAGGGTACGTCGGCAGCGGGAAGATTCCACGGTGTGCTGGGGCGGCCCGTGTACCTGGAAAAGGCCGACGGATCTCATCTTTTCGATATCGACGGTAGGGAGTATATCGACTACAACAGCTCTGCGGGAGCGGCTTTCTTCGGGTACAATCATCCGAGGCTTCGAGAGGCCGTGGAGAGATCTCTCGAAATGGGCTTCTTCATGAACTTCGAGTCCGAGTATCATCAGGAACTCGCCCAAATGCTCTGTGACGTGATCCCGAGCGCCGAGAAGGTCCGCCTGTCCAACACCGGAACCGAGGTGACAATGGGAGCTATCCGGCTGGCCCGGGCGTATACGGGGAGGGAGAGGATAATCAAGTTCGAAGGTCATTTCCATGGAATGCACGAATGTATCTTTTACAACCACGGGGCACTCGGCAGGAAGGACGAGTACGGCCAGATCGAGCCCCTGCCCGACAGCGGTGGATTCCCGGAATGTTTCGCCGACCCGCTGATCGTTTTGGAGGCAAACAATATCGGTGCCGTCGAGCATGCAGTGAAGAAGTACAGGGGAGAGATAGCCGCGATAATAATGGAGCCGATAAGTTACAACTGCGGGTGCATGCCGGCAAAGAGGGAATACCTCCAAGGGGTCCGGGAGATCTCCCGGGCTGAAGGAATCGTGTTGATCTTCGATGAGGTTCTCTCCGGGTTCAGGATGTCAATCGGTGGAGCCCAGGAGCACTACGGGGTCACCCCGGACTTGACGACTCTAGCCAAGGCTCTGGGTGGGGGATTTCCCATATCGGCTCTTGTGGGGAAAGAGGAGATCATGAGGTATCTGAACCCGGGCGGGCCCACGGTGATGAGCGGGACCTATACGGGCTCTCTCACGCCGGTCTTGGTCGCCATAGAGTGCATGAAGATGATGAGGGAACCCGGCTTCTACGACCGCCTCAACGGCCGCGCAGAGAGGCTGTACACGGGCATGAACAGGCTCTTCAAGGATTACGGTATCCCGGGCCATGTGAGAGGAGCGGGGAGCCGTTTTGCAACCTTTTTCGGGATAGAAGACGAGGAATGCGACTTCGATTTCAGGAGAATCGTCGAGAATTTCGATCCATCCACGTACAGGAGGTTTGTAAAGAAGGCCCTGGACCACGGGCTGTATTTTCACATAGAAGGCTGGTCTGGAGGGGGGGTGTCACTGCCGACCCACTCAGGGATTACTTCGGCCCACACGGACGAAGACATAGACGTCACCCTGGAGAGAGTCCAGGCCATTTTCGAGGAGCTCTCAAAAGAGGGAATTTCAAATCGGAACGGCCCGGGATCTTGAACTCGAGAGGGCATCCCGGGACATGCCTCTAAGGAAAAGGAGACTGAGAAAGGATGGAAAAGAGAGATCGGATTGTTGAGGCACTCAAGAGAGCGGGGGTCGATGGGCTGGTATGCTTTCTTCCCGAAAACGTGCTCTTTCTGAGTGGATATTGGCCCAACACAGGGCGTTCGTCGGTTGTCTATCCCGTGGAGGGCGAACCGGTTCTGATCGTCCCCTGGCCGGATCTGGAATTCATTCCCAGCGGCTGGAACGGGGAGACTCTGGAGTACGGGGTCGGCCTGGACGATCAGGCTCCGGATCAGCAGGTGGCCGCCCTCTTGAAGGGGGTCTTCGAGAAGCGGGGGCTGCTGGGTTCCAGGATCGGATGCGAGCGCTCTTTCGAGGTTCTGGCCGGGACGCACATCGGAGGAGAGGTCACGGTTCCGGGTCCTCCTCTGTTCGGTCTGCTGGAGGAGACCATGCCTGGAGTCGTATTCGAGTGCCAGACGGCGCTGATACGGGAGCTGAGGATGCGCAAGACACCCGGCGAAATAGAAGCAATGAAGGTTTGCCAGGATATCGTCGCCTACGCATTGAAAGAGGCCAAATCCCGGCTCCATGAAGGGATGAAGGAGACAGAGGTCGCCGCCATCATTGAGTCTGCAATAATGACTCACGGTGTGGGCCACAGGGGTGTCAGGAGGGCCAGAGGATTTGCCTTTGTCGTATCAGGGCCCCGCAGCGGCGGTGTCTATGCCTGGGGTCCTTACAACGTCTCAACCGAACGGGTCCTGCGGAAGGGCGATCTCGTCTTGATCGAACTCGATGCTTATGCAGACGGTTATTGGGCGGATCTCACCCGTACTTTCGTCGTAGGTGGGCCGGAGGAAAGACAACGGGAGATCATGGCGGTCGTGGTGGAGACCCTCGAGAAAGTGGTCGAATCTTTGAAGCCCGGGATGAAGGCTTCTCAAGTCGGCGAGCTGGCCCGGGGGTTGATCCGGGATGCGGGGTACGGTGACTGCTTCCCCCACAATATAGGTCACGGGGTGGGATTTGCCTTCCATGAGATGCCATATCTGCGCCCGACCTCCGATACCGTGCTTGAGGCTGGAATGGTGCTGGCCATCGAACCCGGGATCTATGTCCAGGATTGGGGAGGTATCCGGGTGGAGGACAACGTGGTGATAACTGAGGAGGGAGGGGCGCGCTATCTGTCGGACCTCGCAAGAGGCTTCTAGCCGCGCCCTGAAGCTTGGATTGAAGGGAGGTGATGCCTGAGAGGGAAGACAAGAGGAGTGGATCTTTTGTGAGAGTCGAATGAATGAAATCTAGGAGGTGGCACATGAAGAGAATGCTGTATCTTGGTTTGGTTCTAATGGTGGCGCTCGGCTTGATGGCGAGTCCTTGCATGGCGGGAGCTAAGAAGACGAGCTACACATTCGGGTTTGTCCCCGGAGTGATCATAAACCCCTTCTACATCAGCATGAACTACGGTGCCAAGGCTGCTGCAGATCAGTTGGGGGTGAAGCTTATCTGGGAAGGCCCCCAGAACTGGGATTTCGCCAAACAGACGGTGGTGGTCAACGCACTCGTTACCAGAGGAGTGGACGCGCTCATCCTGTCTCCCTGCGATCCCGAGGCACTCAAGGGACCTTTGAGGCAGGCCGTGAAGGCCGGCATTCTCGTGATAACGACCGACACGGACATAAATGATCCCAAGGCGGAGATTCGGGTTACCAACATTGCATCGAACAACTACCTGGGTGGAATCAAGGCAGGGGAGGCCCTGGCCAAGGCCATCGGCGGGAAAGGCAAGGTTGCCCTCATGGGTGCCATGACAGGGGTGACGACCAACGAGGATCGTTACAGAGGCTTCAGAGAAGTCATGGCAAAGTACCCTGGTATCAAGATAGTTTCGACCCAGTACAGCAACAGCGATCAGGCCAAGGCAGCCCAGCAGATGGAGTCGGTGCTCCTTGCCCATCCCGACCTGGCAGGAGCGTTCGGGGTAGATACCCCTACCGCACACGGGTGTGCCATCGGGATACGGAATGCGGGGATGAAAGGCAAGGTGAAGCTGGTCGGCTTTGATGCTCAACCCCTGGAGGTGGAGGACCTGAAAGAGGGGTTGACGTCGATGCTGGTCGCTCAGGCTCCCTATGCCATGGGATACCTCGGGGTTCAGTTTGCCTACGACTATCTCCAGGGTTTCATAGCCAAGTTTCCGGGCAACTTTACCACGGGCTACTACATTATCACCCCGAAGAACGTGAACGATCCTGAGACACAGAAGTGGATCTATCAGACAGAACCACCCAAGTAAAAGAGCCGGGGGAGGGGCCGCAGGGGAGCCCCTCCCCCCTCGGGAGGAATCCTAACCGGGAGTCTGCTGTGCAGAGGGTTCGTCCTTCCCGTTGCAAGGGGGGCTCGTCCGCATGCAGAAGCCTTCTTATTTGAACAGGGTCTGAAATGCCTCTAAAGTCATACCTCTCAGCTACCAGGGATCTAAAGAACACGCTGCTGAAGCAGTGGATTTTTCTTATTCTGGTTCTCTTCGTGATCTTCTTCTCTTTGGCCGCGCCCGGGTTCTGGTCTCCTCGCAACTTCAAGAGTCTTTCGGTTTATACCACCGAACCGCTGCTTCTCGCACTGGGCCAGACCTTCGTAATCGTCTCAGGAGGAATCGATCTCTCTGTGGGAGCCATACTGGCCTTCTGCGGGGTCGTTGCGGCTCTCGTTCTGAAGGCGGTTTGGGCGGTGGTTCCAAGCCCTGTGTTCAGCATATGCATCGGTGTGATAGTCGGACTGATCGCCGGCACTTTGCTGGGTGGGATAAACGGAACGATCATAGCGAAGCTGAGGGTACCGCCCTTTGTGGTGACCTTGGGGATGCTCGGGATAGCGAGGGGGGCGACCTATCTACTCACCTCCGGCCACTCCATCGTCAGTCTTCCTCCGGAGCTTGGAAGAATCGGGAATGCGGAGTTGTTCGGATTCTTGCCCCTTTCGGTCTTTGTGGCCCTCATTCTGGTCCTGGCCTGTCATTTCCTGCTCTCCAAGACACGGCTGGGAAGGTACACCTATGCCATTGGCGGGAGCCCTGCTGCGGCTATGAGGGCCGGAATCCCCCTGGACAGGTACACCGTACTGATCTACGCGATTTCAGGATTCACGGCAGCCTGTGCAGGGATTCTCATCATGGCTCGTTTCTCCACGGGTGCACCCATAGCCGGAATGAACGATGAGCTGGATTCAATCGCGGCCGTTGTGATCGGCGGCGCCAGTCTGTACGGTGGTATAGGTAACATACTCGGGAGCGTGGTAGGTGCGTTCATCATAGGTGTGCTCCTGGTGGGCCTGATAATACTAGGGGTCGACCCCTATTGGCAGATGGTCTCTGTTGGCGGGATACTGATAGCCGCCGTATTCATAGACCAGATGCGGTATCGAACCAGGATCTACTCATGATCTCTTTGACGCCGTAGGTAGAAGATGGACAGGGAAGCCATACTGAAAGTCGAGAACGTGTCGAAGTACTTCGGCGGGGTTCATGCTGTTGAAGACATCAGCTTTGAGCTGTACAGGGGCGAGGTATTGGGGCTGGTGGGAGACAATGGAGCGGGAAAATCCACGCTTATCAAGATGATCGCGGGGGTACTCGTGCCGAACCGGGGGAACATTTACTGGCACGGCAGGAGGCTTGTGGACACGTCGCCCAAAGAGGTCCGTGAGTTGGGCATCGAAACTATCTATCAAGACCTGGCCCTTGCAGATAACCTGGGGGTCTCCGCCAATCTGTTCTTGGGGCGGGAGATGACCAGGAAGCTCTTCGGCCTGGTTGAGATCCTGAATCAGAGGGAGATGGAGAGAGAGGCGAGAGAGGCCCTGAAGCGCCTGGAGATTGAAATCGAGTCGATGCAGACCCCCGTGAGGGATCTGTCGGGCGGGCAGAGACAGTCCGTTGCGGTCGGCCGGGCTCTATACTGGCAGGCCAGGCTTTTGATCATGGATGAACCCACAGCCGCCCTCGGCGTGAAGGAACGAAACAACATACTGAGACTGATCGAACGTCTGAGAGGGGAGGAGGTCTCTGTGATCCTTATCAGCCACAATCTTTCCGACATATTTGCCGTGACAGACCGCATCGTGGTAATGCGCCGGGGAATCAAGGTCTGCGAACTGATTACCGCAGAGACCAGCGAGGCCGAGGTCGTGGGTTTGATGATCGGGTCCGAAGACAGGACGAAGTCCGGCTAGCCCTCTGTAGCGATCGTTGCTCTTGCTTTTCGCCTGGGATTTATGGGCCACCCGAGTTCTCGAGGTGTCGGAATTCGAGTGCCTCGGCCGGGCTCCAGCAGTAGTGGGAATTCAGGCCTCTCACCCTCTCCATCTCCTGTCAACTCGTTCGTAGTGGGTTTCTCTTCTCAGATACCTTCTACCGCAACAAGGCCGAACCTTCAGGAACAGGCCATTATCCGCTAAGAAGTGGAAGGCACGGGCGATGAGCAAAATCGTGGCAGTAGACACGGGCGGGACGTTCACCGATATCGTGGTATTTGATCAACAAACAAAGGAGATATACACGTGCAAGACAAGCACGAATACCGAGATTCCTGCCGAAAATATCATAAACGCTCTCAAGGATATATCAATTGAATCCAACGAGATTACGAGGATGGTGCATGCAACCACCATAGCTACCAATGCCATAATCGAGCGGAAAGGGGAAAGAACCGGGCTTCTGACGAATAAGGGTTTTAAGGACATCGTTTTTATCCAAAGGGGGGATCAGGAACGTTCCTATGATTTGCAGTGGGTAAAGCCAAAACCACTCGTAAAGAGGAGGGATTGCAGAGAGATCGACTGTCGAATGGACTGCGAGGGGAGGGTGTTGCGGGAACCAGATTCCAAGGAGCTCGAGAGAATAGTCGAAGAGTTTAGGGACGAAGGAGTCAAGGCGATCGCCGTTTGCCTCCTCTTCTCCTATGCTGATCCTTCCCATGAACTGCGAGCAAGAGACACGGTAAAGAGGCTGTACCCTGAATGCTTCGTCTCTCTATCCCATGAGGTCTATCCTCGATGGAGGGAATACCAACGTTTCAGTACCACTATCGCGGATGCGTATCTGAAGCCCGTATTCGGCCCTTATGTGAAAAGGCTGGTCAATGGGCTGAAGAGAGCGAACGACAGGTTGCAGCTTCTAATAATGAAGTCCAACGGCGGCGTTACGGACTGGACCTGGGCGATCGAACATCCAATAGAGTCGATCATGTCAGGACCTGTTGGCGGGGTCCTTGCGGCTGGTTACTTTTCTGGGATTGTGGGAGAGAAATCGCTGATTGCCCTGGACATGGGAGGTACGAGTTGCGACGTCTCTCTCATAGAGGGTGGAAGGTGCAGTTATACAACGGATTTTGTGCTTGAATTCGGCATCCCGATAAACGTGCCTATGGTCGACGTGAAATCGGTGGGCGCAGGAGGCGGCTCGATCGCCTGGGTCGACAAGGGGGGGCTCTTGAGAGTGGGCCCGCAGAGTGCCGGGGCCGTGCCGGGACCTGCGTGTTACGGCTCAGGGGGTAGATCGGCTACGGTCACGGATGCCAACCTTGTCCTTGGGAGATTGAATCCTGATTATTTTTGCGGTGGGAAACTGCCCCTTTACCCCGACAGGGGGAGGAAGGCGATTGAGGAGCTGTCGTCAAAGCTGGGCAAGGATCCCGTCGAGACTGCGGATGATATTATTGCCTTGGCAAGCAGCAACGTGGCCAACGCCGTCCGCCTGGTGACAATCGAAAAGGGTATCGACCCGAGAGACTTTGCTATCTTCGGATTTGGTGGTGCAGGGGGATTGCATGTGTTGAAGGTGGCGGACATGCTCGGAATCAGCACGGTGATTATCCCGGTCCATCCTGGAGTGACTTCTGCCTTGGGACTTCTCACCGCCGATTTGCGCGTGGACCGGATGGTAACGTTTCTCATGAGGTCCGACGTGATTGATGAGAGGCTCTTCAACGAGTACCTAAAGAGAACAAGGACCTACGCCCTTGGAACGCTCGAAAGGGAGGGGTTCAAGGGGGAATCCGAAGTCTTTCAGAGTCTCGAGATGCGCTACTACGGTCAAAACTACCAGATTGAGGTCCCCATACCCGATAGATGGGAATTGACGAGAGAGGATATCGAGTCTGCCTTTGTTCTGTTCGGGAAGAAACACAGGGAACTGTACGGTTATGAAAATCCCGGTGATGTTGTGGAGTGTGTCGGAATGATCGTGAGATCGGTTGGGAAGACCAGGGCCCCGGAAATCGGCGTGTTGCAAAGGAGAGGGAGCATTGAGATCAAGGAGAGGAGGCCTGTCTATTTCGGCAGGGAGGAGGGTTTTCTGGAGTGCCCTATCTACGAACGGTCTTCCCTGCCTGACGGCTTCTCGACAGGGGGTCCTGCGATCATCGAGGAACCCGTTTCTACCATCCTTCTGCTGCCAGGCCATGAACTGGAGGTGGATTGTTACGGGAACCTGGTGATCAGGAAGGCCGAGAGGTGACATGGTGACATCGAAGGGCAAGGTGGATCCTGTTCTCATGACTCTTGTAAACAACTACCTGAACGCAACCACCATGGAAATGGGTTTGGCCATGGCGAGGACCGCCTATTCGCCTATTTTCAACGAAACTTGGGATTTCTCGTGTGGGGTTTTTGACGAAAAGGGAGAAATACTGTCGCAGGGAGAGTTTTGCCCGGCCCAGACTGCGGCACTCCAGTTTGCCCTCGAATGGATTGTGAACGAGAAAGGGTTGGAGAGCTTCGGGCCCGAGGATTTCTACCTTCACAACGACCCGTACAGGGGGATGAATCATCTGCCGGAGCATGCGGTGTTCAAGGCGGTATACCAGGGTTCAGAGCTGGTGGGGTTCACTTCGACAATCGGGCATATGGCAGAGCTCGGAGGGATGGCTCCTGGCGGGTTTCCGCCTGATGCCACCGAGGTCTTTCAAGAGGGGCTCCGGATCCCTCCTGTCAAGATCATCAAGAACGGAAGAGAGGACGAGGAACTGTGGGAACTGATAAAGGCCAATGTGAGAACGCCACGGAAGAACGTCGGTGATATCAGGGCGATGGTCGGAGCGTGCAGGTTGGGAGAGAAGAGGCTTTTGGAACTGGTAGATCGTTACGGTCTGGAGACGTATCGAAACATCAAGGAGAACCTCAAATCTTACGCGGAACAGAGGATGCGAGAGGAATTCCGTCTGATCCCAGATGGTGTCTATGAAGACGAAGAGTACATCATGGACAACGACGGGATCGAGGACAGACCGTTCAGGGTGAAGGTGAGGATCTCGGTGGAAGGAGACGAGGTGGTCGTGGATTTTACAGGGTCCGAGGAGCAGGCCAGAGGTCCTATCAACTGCTCATATGTTGCCACAGCAGGAGCCACCTACAATGCTTTTATGCAGATCACCCCTCTGGACATTCCGTCGAACAGGGGCCGATACAGGCCGATCAGCCTTGTGATTCCTCCGGGAATACTCAACGTCCAGTACCCGGGTTCGAGCGTGATTGGCAACACGGAGCTTCACCCTCACATAGTCATGTTGATATTCCGTGCCTTGTCCGAAGTGATTCCCGAGAGGGTATCGGCTGCAAACAACGGCACCTGCGCACTGATAGGATTTGGAGGCGTCCATCCGAAAACAGAGGAATTCCTGGCCGACATGAACACAGAGGCAATGGGGCACGGTGCACGGAGCGGGTCTGACGGCAATGACGCGAGAACGCTCATCAACGGGAATACCAGGATAGCTTCGGTCGAAGTTCTCGAGACGCGCTACCCCTTTCTCCACGAGAGGTTCTGTTTGAATACGGATTCCGGGGGAGCGGGCAGGTATCGTGGAGGGCTTGGAACGATAAGGGAGATAGAGATACTGGCCGATCAGCTCAGACTCTCGGCATGCGTTGAAAGGGAGAAGCTCAGGCCCTGGGGATTGTTCGGCGGCCGACCGGGGACGAATTCCGGCATCATGGTAAGGCGAAGAGGGGATTCGGGGTACAGGACGTTCAAACAGGCATATGGGACGCGATGTAACGGGAAGTTCTCCAATGTCATTCTCAACAGGGGAGACAGGATCCTGATATTCACCGGTGGTGGGGGAGGATACGGAAGGCCCGAGGAGAGGGAGGTTTGGCGCATCGAGGAGGATCTCAAAGAGGGTTACCTCTCCGAAGAAGAGATAGCGGCCGACTATCCTCAATACGGCGGAAAAATGAGACACCGGAACACCGAAGTTGGAGAGACGAAATAGGGAATTCTGGCCGGAGGTGTGCGGCTGAGGGGAGGGAGCAGGTGAAACCGTCGGTCTTGAGATTGCTTTCCCGGGCACAGATTGAGCAGATTCTTGGAGAGGCAGTGGGTATCTTGGAACATCCCGGTATTATGATAGAGAACAAAGAGGCCCTCGATCTGTTAGCGAGTTCTGGGGCGGAGGTGGATTTGAAAAGGAGGATCGCTCGAATCCCGAGTTTTCTGATCGAAAAGTCTCTCGAAACAGCTCCAAAGGCCTTTGATGTGTACGACCTTAGAAAGAGGATCAGTATGAGGATGTGCGGCGGCAACGTCTCCTTTCGCCCGGGGGCTACGGCACTGAATATTATCGACCCCGAAAACGGCGAGTACCGGCCTCCCGTGACAAGAGATCTGGTGAAATGGGTCAAGATGGTGGAGGGCGTCTCTACGGTTGAGGCTCAGTCCGGATCGATGAACTGTGTGGATGTTCCAAAGGGCGTGGCCGACTCTTACCGGTATTACATCATGCTCAAGCTGGGCAACAAACCGGCGTGTGGAGGAGCGTACACCAAAGAGGGGTGGAATGTCATAAAGGAACTGCTCCTGGCCGTTGCCGGAGGCAGAGAGGAATTGAGGAAGAACCCCATCAGCGTTCAGCCCGCCTGCCCCACCCCCCCTCTCAAATGGACAGATGATCCCTGCCAGACGGTTCTCAATAACGCCGAGTACGGGATACCCGTGATTATAGACCCGATGATGATGTCAGGGGCAGGTGCTCCGGTTACAATGGAAGGCTCACTGGTTGAGCACACCGCTGAGGCCTTCGCAGGTCTGGTGATTCATCAATTGAGGGGTCCTGGTGCGCCTTTTATCTGGGGAGGTTCTCCCACGATAATGGACCTACGGGAAGGGACGTCGCTGTTTGGGGCTATTGAGACCGCCATGTTGGGGTGCGGCCATGTTCAGATTGGAAAGCACGTCGGCCTGCCTACAGGCACCGCCTTGGGTATCACTGACTCAAAGGCCGTCGATGCCCAGGCGGGACTGGAGTCGGCCATGGGAATTCTCCTGGCCATGCTTTCGAGAGCGAATTTCATCATGGGGCCCGGGATGATGGATTTCGAGAGCGGACAGTCCTTTGAAAAGCTGATCATAGATTCGGAGATTATCGCGGCTGGGAGAAGACTGCTGGACGGAGTGAGGGAAAACGAGAGACCGGCAGCATTGAACCTGTTCAGGAGTCCTGAGTACGAAGGAGACTTTCTATCCCTGGACCATACCCTGAGATGGATGAGAAAGGAATTCCATTTTCCATCCCGCGTGATAGATAGAAAAGACTACCACAGCTGGGCAAAGGAGGGGAAGAAGCAGATCGTGCAGCGGGCTCGGCAAAGGGCGAAGGAACTGATCGAACAATACCGGCCCAAGGAGATTGCCGAGGAGGTTTCAAGGGAGCTGGACACCATTATGCTCCATGCTGCGAAGAGATACGGCATGGAGAGGCTTCCCAGTTTGGGAGATTGACTCGGTCATGAGGGGGATTCCCTGGGAGTCCGGCAGAGGGTACTTGGCTGATCGTCGAAAAGAGTGCTCCCGCGGTTGGAGGACTCCCCGTCCGGTCCCTATGCCCCGGTAAAGCCCCGTTGACACGGGGACCGGAGCTCTGATAGAGTTTTTCTTGGTCGTTGTTGAGGGACCTGTCAGTCTGGAACGATTTGGAGGGAACGGTGAAAGGTCATGATTCGAGCGAATACATAAGCGAGCTTTTCCGTCTCGACGGTAAGGCAGCCGTGGTAGTCGGGGGGACGGGTGTACTCTGCGGGGCCATGGCTTTCGGGCTCTGGCGGGCAGGATGCCGGGTCGTCCTTGTGGGGCGGAATCGGGAGAAGGCGGAGGCCCATTTTCGGGAGTGGGGAAGCCCGGCGAGCGAGGCCCGTTTCTTCAGGGCCGATGCCACAAAGCGGGACGAGGTGGCCGGGATCATCCCTGCCGTGACCGAATGGTTCGGCCGTATCGACATCTGGATCAACGGGGCAGGCATAAATCCTCCGGTTCCCTACCTTGAGCTGACCGACGAGCAGTTCGAGGCCGTCCTGACAACCAACCTGAAATCGGTCCACCTCGGCTGTCAGTTGATCGGGAAGCACTGGATAGACCACGGCCAGAAGGGGTGCATCATCAACATGTCTTCCATGTCTGCCCTCCGCCCCCTGAGCCGGGTGTTTGTATACAGTCTTACCAAGGCGGCCCTTTGGAACCTCACCCAGAACCTGGCCAGGGAGTGGGCTCCCCACGGGATTCGTGTCAACGCCCTCTGCCCCGGTTTCTTCCCGGCCGAACAGAACCGGAAGGTGCTGGACGAGTCGAGGGTGAGAGCCATCATGGACCACACCCCAATGGGACGGTTCGGGGATCCAGAAGAACTGGTCGGGGCGACCCTGCTGCTCGCCTCTGACAGGGCGGGGAGCTTTATCACGGGATCAAACCTCGTGGTGGACGGCGGATTCTCCGCCACTTCGATTTGAACCTTACGGGATGAGGAATCGCTCCTGCCTCAGAGAGAGATCCCACGGGTGAGTCGGATTTTCGGTGTGACCTTCCAGGGAAGCAAACGACTCGGGTTGCTGCCGCGCAAGGAGGATCGC contains:
- a CDS encoding hydantoinase B/oxoprolinase family protein, whose product is MVTSKGKVDPVLMTLVNNYLNATTMEMGLAMARTAYSPIFNETWDFSCGVFDEKGEILSQGEFCPAQTAALQFALEWIVNEKGLESFGPEDFYLHNDPYRGMNHLPEHAVFKAVYQGSELVGFTSTIGHMAELGGMAPGGFPPDATEVFQEGLRIPPVKIIKNGREDEELWELIKANVRTPRKNVGDIRAMVGACRLGEKRLLELVDRYGLETYRNIKENLKSYAEQRMREEFRLIPDGVYEDEEYIMDNDGIEDRPFRVKVRISVEGDEVVVDFTGSEEQARGPINCSYVATAGATYNAFMQITPLDIPSNRGRYRPISLVIPPGILNVQYPGSSVIGNTELHPHIVMLIFRALSEVIPERVSAANNGTCALIGFGGVHPKTEEFLADMNTEAMGHGARSGSDGNDARTLINGNTRIASVEVLETRYPFLHERFCLNTDSGGAGRYRGGLGTIREIEILADQLRLSACVEREKLRPWGLFGGRPGTNSGIMVRRRGDSGYRTFKQAYGTRCNGKFSNVILNRGDRILIFTGGGGGYGRPEEREVWRIEEDLKEGYLSEEEIAADYPQYGGKMRHRNTEVGETK
- a CDS encoding trimethylamine methyltransferase family protein, whose product is MKPSVLRLLSRAQIEQILGEAVGILEHPGIMIENKEALDLLASSGAEVDLKRRIARIPSFLIEKSLETAPKAFDVYDLRKRISMRMCGGNVSFRPGATALNIIDPENGEYRPPVTRDLVKWVKMVEGVSTVEAQSGSMNCVDVPKGVADSYRYYIMLKLGNKPACGGAYTKEGWNVIKELLLAVAGGREELRKNPISVQPACPTPPLKWTDDPCQTVLNNAEYGIPVIIDPMMMSGAGAPVTMEGSLVEHTAEAFAGLVIHQLRGPGAPFIWGGSPTIMDLREGTSLFGAIETAMLGCGHVQIGKHVGLPTGTALGITDSKAVDAQAGLESAMGILLAMLSRANFIMGPGMMDFESGQSFEKLIIDSEIIAAGRRLLDGVRENERPAALNLFRSPEYEGDFLSLDHTLRWMRKEFHFPSRVIDRKDYHSWAKEGKKQIVQRARQRAKELIEQYRPKEIAEEVSRELDTIMLHAAKRYGMERLPSLGD
- a CDS encoding SDR family oxidoreductase, whose amino-acid sequence is MAFGLWRAGCRVVLVGRNREKAEAHFREWGSPASEARFFRADATKRDEVAGIIPAVTEWFGRIDIWINGAGINPPVPYLELTDEQFEAVLTTNLKSVHLGCQLIGKHWIDHGQKGCIINMSSMSALRPLSRVFVYSLTKAALWNLTQNLAREWAPHGIRVNALCPGFFPAEQNRKVLDESRVRAIMDHTPMGRFGDPEELVGATLLLASDRAGSFITGSNLVVDGGFSATSI